From the genome of Ziziphus jujuba cultivar Dongzao chromosome 6, ASM3175591v1, one region includes:
- the LOC132804141 gene encoding disease resistance protein RUN1-like isoform X1 — translation MASSSLSFEEKYDVFLSFRGEDTRNTFASYLYAALSAKQILTFMDHELERGDEISPTLTKAIEDSKISVIIFSENYASSTWCLDELVHILECKKTRGQVVIPIFYRIDPSVVRKQKGSYGVSFAELEERFKDRLEKVHLWRAALTEASNLCGLDSKDFRPENKLVQKIIEDISLKLPKCLSFNEHFKRHLIGIEKHIKEIESRLSIGTKEVRIIGIWGMGGIGKTTLASVVFQRLSYIHFEGYYFLWNVREEYSRLGANHLRKKFFSELLSDKSILRMDTPFVASPFIHDKLHRKKVLIVLDDVDSSIQLEALIAGYDHFALGSRIIVTTRNVQVLKKVADDIYKLEGLNEIESLELFNMHAFGKSSPPKDYEMLSNNLTSYADGNPLALKVLGSFLHSKRIDEWESALNKLKTIPNKDILDVLRISYEGLDKGDQNLFLDIACLINQSFTREDAENMLDAGDSFVKIGLTVLIEKSLIESRKDNELGMHDLLRQVGRTIVCDEHKEPGKRSRLWDVKDVCHVLERNTGTAAVEGISFNMSKIGKDIKMCQAAFSEMYNLRILKIFCDNIHNNKFKLYLPQGLGSYLSDKLTYLQWDLYPLKSLPSKFSPENLVELILRGSHIQKLWNHYEVKSLPLLRRIDLSYSKFLTQLPDLSHSPNLESINLEGCKSLVHVLPSLQNLDRLTYLNLSGCFKLRDFQEISERTEWYLDVARYLNNFTFLKSYIQSFTGNSCLYSSQAHISQKFAPNLRCLLLRETAIEAVPPSICRLSGLVQLDLSYCTRLKSLPTSICHLKSLESLNMSGCEKLKMFPEILEPMEHLTLLKLDESGIKELPESIENLVSLTDLCLSHCGELECLPNNLCNLRNLQRIYLNSCSKFQKLPSLPPSLLVLWVQYCERLKSLPELPSLFLSLFAAGSASLENIPTWRAPLPRDIIESRDCGTDFCGREKLDQNTRNAMLADHEDIQILSRLKFGTTGTNDDVHVFGYPGDEIPKWFSYQTCGTSINNIMLPPYWNDEEFLGLVFCIVLARNTVVDNISVAASCKLNFKTIDDEHIYECYNSSQSFEENKDSSDHVVIWSSPFSKWNIEFNKGTDGLNWPTTCSTEASFHVCLVYYEHSEHWSWREVNNLGSKYGEIKKFGVRFVYKQDVERCDAETEGKNKRRFSEWCESSGSEAVGSHEEEEDDESHSKKLKVM, via the exons ATGGCTTCTTCTTCCCTTTCTTTTGAAGAAAAGTACGATGTGTTTCTCAGTTTCAGAGGTGAGGACACACGCAATACATTCGCTAGCTATCTTTATGCGGCTTTATCAGCAAAGCAGATCTTAACTTTCATGGATCACGAGCTTGAGAGAGGGGATGAAATTTCACCCACACTTACCAAAGCCATCGAAGACTCCAAGATTTCCGTGATCATTTTCTCGGAAAACTATGCTTCGTCCActtggtgtttggatgaactcGTGCACATACTTGAATGCAAGAAAACAAGAGGGCAGGTCGTTATTCCAATCTTTTACCGCATAGATCCATCAGTTGTACGAAAGCAGAAAGGGAGTTATGGAGTTTCGTTTGCTGAACTTGAAGAACGTTTCAAAGACAGATTGGAGAAGGTGCATCTGTGGAGGGCTGCTTTGACAGAAGCGTCTAATCTTTGTGGATTGGATTCGAAGGATTTCAG GCCTGAAAACAAGCTAGTTCAAAAAATCATTGAAGACATTTCATTAAAACTGCCTAAATGTCTATCATTTAATGAGCATTTCAAGAGACACCTCATTGGAATTGAAAAACATATCAAAGAAATTGAATCACGACTATCCATTGGTACAAAAGAAGTTCGCATTATAGGCATATGGGGCATGGGAGGTATTGGTAAGACCACCCTTGCCAGTGTTGTATTTCAAAGATTATcatatattcattttgaaggCTACTACTTTCTTTGGAATGTTAGGGAAGAATATTCAAGGCTTGGAGCAAatcatttgagaaagaaatttttttctgaGTTATTAAGTGATAAATCTATTCTAAGGATGGACACCCCATTTGTAGCATCACCTTTTATTCATGACAAACTCCATCGTAAAAAGGTGCTCATTGTTCTAGATGATGTGGATAGTTCAATCCAGTTAGAAGCTTTAATAGCAGGGTATGATCACTTTGCACTTGGAAGCAGAATCATTGTTACAACAAGAAACGTGCAGGTGCTTAAAAAAGTAGCTGATGATATTTACAAGCTTGAAGGGTTAAATGAGATTGAATCTTTAGAACTGTTCAATATGCATGCCTTTGGGAAAAGTTCTCCTCCAAAAGATTATGAAATGTTGTCAAACAATTTGACAAGCTATGCTGATGGAAATCCATTAGCTCTTAAAGTCTTGGGTTCTTTCCTTCACTCAAAAAGGATAGATGAATGGGAAAGTGcattaaacaaattgaaaacaattcCCAACAAGGACATTCTAGATGTGCTGAGAATCAGTTATGAGGGACTAGACAAAGGGGACCAAAATCTATTTCTTGACATTGCATGTCTGATTAATCAGTCTTTTACCAGGGAAGATGCAGAAAACATGTTAGATGCGGGCGACTCCTTTGTGAAAATAGGATTAACTGTTCTTATTGAAAAGTCTTTAATTGAAAGTCGTAAAGACAATGAGCTAGGGATGCATGATTTATTGCGGCAAGTGGGTCGAACGATTGTTTGTGATGAACACAAAGAACCAGGTAAACGTAGTCGATTGTGGGATGTTAAAGATGTTTGCCATGTCTTGGAAAGAAATACG GGTACTGCAGCAGTTGAAGGCATCTCATTCAACATGTCTAAAATTGGTAAAGACATAAAAATGTGCCAAGCAGCCTTCTCAGAGATGTATAATCTACgaattctcaaaattttttgtGACAATATTCATAACAACAAGTTCAAACTGTACCTTCCGCAAGGTCTTGGTTCTTATCTTTCTGATAAGCTAACATATCTTCAGTGGGATTTATACCCCTTAAAATCTTTGCCGTCAAAGTTTTCTCCCGAAAATCTTGTTGAACTGATACTACGTGGCAGCCATATACAAAAACTTTGGAATCATTATGAAGTTAAG TCTCTTCCACTATTAAGGAGGATCGATCTTAGTTATTCCAAGTTCCTTACTCAACTACCAGATCTGTCACACTCTCCAAATCTGGAAAGTATAAATCTTGAAGGTTGTAAAAGTTTGGTTCATGTTCTTCCATCTCTTCAAAATCTTGACAGGCTTACCTATCTAAACTTGAGTGGTTGCTTCAAACTCAGAGATTTTCAAGAGATATCAGAGAGAACAGAGTGGTACTTAGATGTTGCAAGGTACTTGAATAATTTCACATTCCTTAAAAGTTACATCCAAAGTTTTACTGGCAATTCATGTCTCTACTCATCTCAGGCTCACATTTCTCAAAAGTTTGCACCCAATTTAAGATGTTTACTTTTGCGTGAGACAGCTATAGAAGCAGTGCCCCCATCAATTTGCCGTCTGTCAGGTCTTGTGCAATTAGATTTGAGTTATTGCACAAGACTTAAAAGTCTTCCAACAAGCATTTGTCATTTGAAATCTCTTGAATCACTGAATATGTCTGGCTGTGAGAAACTGAAAATGTTTCCAGAAATCTTGGAGCCTATGGAACACTTGACATTACTTAAGTTAGATGAGTCGGGGATTAAAGAGTTGCCGGAGTCGATTGAAAATCTAGTATCCCTCACAGACTTATGTCTATCTCATTGCGGGGAACTTGAGTGTCTCCCCAACAATCTATGTAATTTAAGGAACCTTCAGAGAATATACCTCAACTCTtgctcaaaatttcaaaaattgccTTCCCTTCCACCGTCTTTGCTCGTCTTGTGGGTGCAGTATTGTGAGAGATTGAAATCTTTACCAGAGCTTCCATCGCTATTTTTGAGTTTGTTTGCAGCAGGCTCCGCGTCGCTGGAGAACATTCCAACTTGGAGGGCTCCACTACCACGCGATATCATTGAAAGTAGGGACTGTGGCACTGACTTTTGTGGACGAGAAAAATTGGATCAGAATACACGCAACGCCATGCTCGCTGATCATGAAGACATTCAAATTCTGTCTCGTCTAAAATTTGGAACAACT GGCACAAATGACGATGTTCATGTTTTTGGCTATCCaggagatgaaattccaaagtggTTCAGCTATCAAACTTGTGGGACttcaatcaataatattatgCTTCCTCCATACTGGAATGATGAGGAATTCTTGGGTTTGGTTTTCTGCATTGTTCTTGCTCGGAATACAGTTGTCGATAATATATCTGTTGCTGCTTCTTGTAAACTGAATTTCAAAACCATCGACGATGAGCATATTTACGAATGTTATAATTCTTCTCAGAGCTTTGAGGAAAACAAGGATAGTTCAGATCATGTGGTCATATGGTCTTCGCCATTTTCAAAATGGAATATTGAATTTAACAAAGGAACAGATGGACTAAATTGGCCCACTACTTGTAGCACTGAGGCCTCTTTCCATGTCTGTCTGGTTTATTATGAGCATAGCGAACACTGGAGTTGGAGAGAGGTCAACAACTTAGGAAGTAAGTATGGTGAGATTAAGAAGTTTGGGGTTCGGTTTGTATACAAACAAGACGTAGAAAGATGTGATGCAGAAACTGAAGGAAAGAATAAGAGACGCTTCAGTGAATGGTGCGAATCAAGTGGAAGTGAAGCTGTTGGCTctcatgaagaagaagaagatgatgaatcaCATTCTAAGAAACTCAAGGTTATGTGA
- the LOC132804141 gene encoding disease resistance protein RUN1-like isoform X2, which translates to MASSSLSFEEKYDVFLSFRGEDTRNTFASYLYAALSAKQILTFMDHELERGDEISPTLTKAIEDSKISVIIFSENYASSTWCLDELVHILECKKTRGQVVIPIFYRIDPSVVRKQKGSYGVSFAELEERFKDRLEKVHLWRAALTEASNLCGLDSKDFRPENKLVQKIIEDISLKLPKCLSFNEHFKRHLIGIEKHIKEIESRLSIGTKEVRIIGIWGMGGIGKTTLASVVFQRLSYIHFEGYYFLWNVREEYSRLGANHLRKKFFSELLSDKSILRMDTPFVASPFIHDKLHRKKVLIVLDDVDSSIQLEALIAGYDHFALGSRIIVTTRNVQVLKKVADDIYKLEGLNEIESLELFNMHAFGKSSPPKDYEMLSNNLTSYADGNPLALKVLGSFLHSKRIDEWESALNKLKTIPNKDILDVLRISYEGLDKGDQNLFLDIACLINQSFTREDAENMLDAGDSFVKIGLTVLIEKSLIESRKDNELGMHDLLRQVGRTIVCDEHKEPGKRSRLWDVKDVCHVLERNTGTAAVEGISFNMSKIGKDIKMCQAAFSEMYNLRILKIFCDNIHNNKFKLYLPQGLGSYLSDKLTYLQWDLYPLKSLPSKFSPENLVELILRGSHIQKLWNHYEVKSLPLLRRIDLSYSKFLTQLPDLSHSPNLESINLEGCKSLVHVLPSLQNLDRLTYLNLSGCFKLRDFQEISERTEWYLDVARYLNNFTFLKSYIQSFTGNSCLYSSQAHISQKFAPNLRCLLLRETAIEAVPPSICRLSGLVQLDLSYCTRLKSLPTSICHLKSLESLNMSGCEKLKMFPEILEPMEHLTLLKLDESGIKELPESIENLVSLTDLCLSHCGELECLPNNLCNLRNLQRIYLNSCSKFQKLPSLPPSLLVLWVQYCERLKSLPELPSLFLSLFAAGSASLENIPTWRAPLPRDIIESRDCGTDFCGREKLDQNTRNAMLADHEDIQILSRLKFGTTEMKFQSGSAIKLVGLQSIILCFLHTGMMRNSWVWFSALFLLGIQLSIIYLLLLLVN; encoded by the exons ATGGCTTCTTCTTCCCTTTCTTTTGAAGAAAAGTACGATGTGTTTCTCAGTTTCAGAGGTGAGGACACACGCAATACATTCGCTAGCTATCTTTATGCGGCTTTATCAGCAAAGCAGATCTTAACTTTCATGGATCACGAGCTTGAGAGAGGGGATGAAATTTCACCCACACTTACCAAAGCCATCGAAGACTCCAAGATTTCCGTGATCATTTTCTCGGAAAACTATGCTTCGTCCActtggtgtttggatgaactcGTGCACATACTTGAATGCAAGAAAACAAGAGGGCAGGTCGTTATTCCAATCTTTTACCGCATAGATCCATCAGTTGTACGAAAGCAGAAAGGGAGTTATGGAGTTTCGTTTGCTGAACTTGAAGAACGTTTCAAAGACAGATTGGAGAAGGTGCATCTGTGGAGGGCTGCTTTGACAGAAGCGTCTAATCTTTGTGGATTGGATTCGAAGGATTTCAG GCCTGAAAACAAGCTAGTTCAAAAAATCATTGAAGACATTTCATTAAAACTGCCTAAATGTCTATCATTTAATGAGCATTTCAAGAGACACCTCATTGGAATTGAAAAACATATCAAAGAAATTGAATCACGACTATCCATTGGTACAAAAGAAGTTCGCATTATAGGCATATGGGGCATGGGAGGTATTGGTAAGACCACCCTTGCCAGTGTTGTATTTCAAAGATTATcatatattcattttgaaggCTACTACTTTCTTTGGAATGTTAGGGAAGAATATTCAAGGCTTGGAGCAAatcatttgagaaagaaatttttttctgaGTTATTAAGTGATAAATCTATTCTAAGGATGGACACCCCATTTGTAGCATCACCTTTTATTCATGACAAACTCCATCGTAAAAAGGTGCTCATTGTTCTAGATGATGTGGATAGTTCAATCCAGTTAGAAGCTTTAATAGCAGGGTATGATCACTTTGCACTTGGAAGCAGAATCATTGTTACAACAAGAAACGTGCAGGTGCTTAAAAAAGTAGCTGATGATATTTACAAGCTTGAAGGGTTAAATGAGATTGAATCTTTAGAACTGTTCAATATGCATGCCTTTGGGAAAAGTTCTCCTCCAAAAGATTATGAAATGTTGTCAAACAATTTGACAAGCTATGCTGATGGAAATCCATTAGCTCTTAAAGTCTTGGGTTCTTTCCTTCACTCAAAAAGGATAGATGAATGGGAAAGTGcattaaacaaattgaaaacaattcCCAACAAGGACATTCTAGATGTGCTGAGAATCAGTTATGAGGGACTAGACAAAGGGGACCAAAATCTATTTCTTGACATTGCATGTCTGATTAATCAGTCTTTTACCAGGGAAGATGCAGAAAACATGTTAGATGCGGGCGACTCCTTTGTGAAAATAGGATTAACTGTTCTTATTGAAAAGTCTTTAATTGAAAGTCGTAAAGACAATGAGCTAGGGATGCATGATTTATTGCGGCAAGTGGGTCGAACGATTGTTTGTGATGAACACAAAGAACCAGGTAAACGTAGTCGATTGTGGGATGTTAAAGATGTTTGCCATGTCTTGGAAAGAAATACG GGTACTGCAGCAGTTGAAGGCATCTCATTCAACATGTCTAAAATTGGTAAAGACATAAAAATGTGCCAAGCAGCCTTCTCAGAGATGTATAATCTACgaattctcaaaattttttgtGACAATATTCATAACAACAAGTTCAAACTGTACCTTCCGCAAGGTCTTGGTTCTTATCTTTCTGATAAGCTAACATATCTTCAGTGGGATTTATACCCCTTAAAATCTTTGCCGTCAAAGTTTTCTCCCGAAAATCTTGTTGAACTGATACTACGTGGCAGCCATATACAAAAACTTTGGAATCATTATGAAGTTAAG TCTCTTCCACTATTAAGGAGGATCGATCTTAGTTATTCCAAGTTCCTTACTCAACTACCAGATCTGTCACACTCTCCAAATCTGGAAAGTATAAATCTTGAAGGTTGTAAAAGTTTGGTTCATGTTCTTCCATCTCTTCAAAATCTTGACAGGCTTACCTATCTAAACTTGAGTGGTTGCTTCAAACTCAGAGATTTTCAAGAGATATCAGAGAGAACAGAGTGGTACTTAGATGTTGCAAGGTACTTGAATAATTTCACATTCCTTAAAAGTTACATCCAAAGTTTTACTGGCAATTCATGTCTCTACTCATCTCAGGCTCACATTTCTCAAAAGTTTGCACCCAATTTAAGATGTTTACTTTTGCGTGAGACAGCTATAGAAGCAGTGCCCCCATCAATTTGCCGTCTGTCAGGTCTTGTGCAATTAGATTTGAGTTATTGCACAAGACTTAAAAGTCTTCCAACAAGCATTTGTCATTTGAAATCTCTTGAATCACTGAATATGTCTGGCTGTGAGAAACTGAAAATGTTTCCAGAAATCTTGGAGCCTATGGAACACTTGACATTACTTAAGTTAGATGAGTCGGGGATTAAAGAGTTGCCGGAGTCGATTGAAAATCTAGTATCCCTCACAGACTTATGTCTATCTCATTGCGGGGAACTTGAGTGTCTCCCCAACAATCTATGTAATTTAAGGAACCTTCAGAGAATATACCTCAACTCTtgctcaaaatttcaaaaattgccTTCCCTTCCACCGTCTTTGCTCGTCTTGTGGGTGCAGTATTGTGAGAGATTGAAATCTTTACCAGAGCTTCCATCGCTATTTTTGAGTTTGTTTGCAGCAGGCTCCGCGTCGCTGGAGAACATTCCAACTTGGAGGGCTCCACTACCACGCGATATCATTGAAAGTAGGGACTGTGGCACTGACTTTTGTGGACGAGAAAAATTGGATCAGAATACACGCAACGCCATGCTCGCTGATCATGAAGACATTCAAATTCTGTCTCGTCTAAAATTTGGAACAACT gagatgaaattccaaagtggTTCAGCTATCAAACTTGTGGGACttcaatcaataatattatgCTTCCTCCATACTGGAATGATGAGGAATTCTTGGGTTTGGTTTTCTGCATTGTTCTTGCTCGGAATACAGTTGTCGATAATATATCTGTTGCTGCTTCTTGTAAACTGA
- the LOC132804057 gene encoding uncharacterized protein LOC132804057, whose product MVPFQVPTLDKNNYDNWSIKIKALLGTQDVWEIVEKGYIESENESDLTQNQRDNLRDSRKRDKKALYLIYQGLDDDAFEKISEAKLGKKAWEKLQISYKGANPVKKVRLQTLRAEFEILHMKEGEVISDYFSRVLMVTNQLKRNGEKLNDVKIMEKILRSLDPKFDHIVAIIEETKDLEAMLLEQLLGSLQAYEGKKKKKEGIVEQLFKTQIDTIKEETSSGHNDQS is encoded by the coding sequence ATGGTTCCCTTCCAAGTTCCAACACTCGATAAGAATAACTATGAtaattggagtatcaagatcaaGGCTTTGCTTGGTACCCAAGACGTCTGGGAGATAGTGGAGAAAGGCTACATCGAATCAGAGAATGAAAGTGATCTAACTCAAAACCAAAGAGACAATTTGAGAGACTCAAGAAAGAGAGACAAGAAGGCTCTCTATCTAATCTATCAAGGATTAGATGATGATGCGTTTGAGAAAATCTCGGAAGCCAAGTTGGGTAAAAAAGCATGGGAGAAGCTTCAAATCTCCTACAAGGGAGCCAATCCAGTCAAGAAGGTGCGGCTTCAAACCTTGAGAGCTGAGTTTGAAATACTACATATGAAGGAAGGAGAAGTCATATCTGATTATTTTTCTAGAGTTTTGATGGTGACCAATCAATTAAAAAGGAAtggtgaaaaattgaatgatgTTAAGATCATGGAGAAAATTCTTAGATCATTAGATCCAAAGTTTGATCATATTGTTGCCATTATCGAAGAAACAAAAGACTTGGAAGCTATGTTATTGGAGCAGCTCTTGGGTTCTTTGCAAGCTtatgaaggaaagaaaaagaagaaggaaggaaTAGTAGAACAATTGTTCAAGACCCAAATTGATACAATTAAAGAGGAAACCAGCAGCGGTCACAATGATCAAAGCTAA